A genomic stretch from Longibacter salinarum includes:
- the lipB gene encoding lipoyl(octanoyl) transferase LipB → MLSSTDSSERQHVLACHLGRVDYPETRALQKALQTRLVEAKRSDPPETVPHVWLLVEHPHVYTLGKSGDAANMLLSDERLDEIGATFHEIERGGDVTYHGPGQLVGYPILDLDRFFTDLGRYLRSLEEVIIQTCADHGIDGGRVEGRTGTWIGPDEHGPERKICAMGVHCSRWVTMHGFAFNVNVDLDYFGHIVPCGIRDRGVTSLAHELNRSVSDGEVLKQVVGHFSTIFDATVELLHGDDARRALDDVLGSSADIPHVAA, encoded by the coding sequence ATGCTGTCTTCGACTGACTCGTCTGAGCGCCAGCACGTGCTGGCATGTCATCTAGGGCGGGTTGACTATCCTGAGACCCGCGCGCTACAAAAAGCGCTGCAGACGCGTCTCGTAGAGGCAAAGCGATCAGACCCGCCGGAGACCGTGCCCCACGTCTGGTTACTGGTCGAACACCCGCATGTCTATACGCTGGGGAAAAGCGGGGACGCAGCGAACATGCTGCTGAGCGACGAGCGCCTCGACGAGATCGGCGCGACGTTCCACGAGATTGAGCGGGGTGGCGACGTCACCTACCACGGGCCGGGACAGCTGGTTGGCTATCCGATTCTCGACCTCGACCGTTTCTTTACCGATCTGGGTCGCTATCTCCGTTCACTTGAGGAGGTCATCATCCAAACGTGCGCGGATCACGGCATCGACGGCGGCCGCGTGGAGGGGCGCACGGGTACGTGGATTGGCCCAGACGAGCACGGCCCCGAGCGAAAGATCTGCGCGATGGGCGTACATTGCAGCCGCTGGGTGACGATGCACGGCTTTGCGTTCAACGTCAACGTGGATCTTGACTACTTCGGCCACATCGTGCCGTGCGGTATTCGGGATCGAGGCGTCACCTCTCTGGCTCACGAGCTGAACCGATCGGTTTCGGACGGTGAGGTATTGAAGCAGGTGGTCGGCCACTTCTCCACCATCTTTGACGCGACGGTCGAGTTGCTTCACGGCGACGACGCTCGCCGTGCGCTTGATGACGTGCTGGGGTCGAGCGCAGACATCCCGCACGTCGCAGCCTAG